One Pyrus communis chromosome 4, drPyrComm1.1, whole genome shotgun sequence genomic region harbors:
- the LOC137730773 gene encoding actin-related protein 3-like, which translates to MDPASRPAVVIDNGSGYTKMGFAGNVEPCYTVPTVVALNESFLNPSRTSSKSGWIAQHNAGVMADLDFFIGDEALERSRSSTTYNLSYPVRQGQVENWDSMERFWQQSIFNYLRCDPEDHYFLLTESPLTAPESREYTGEIMFETFNVPGLYIAVNSVLALAAGYTTSKCEMTGVVVDVGDGATHIVPVAEGYVIGSSIKSVPIAGKDVTLFVQQLMRERGENVPPDDSFDVARRVKEMYCYTSSDIVKEFNKHDKEPSKYIKHWRGIKPKTGAPYSCDIGYERFLGPEIFFNPEIYSTDFTTPLPAVIDKCIQSAPIDTRRSLYKNIVLSGGSTMFKDFHRRLQRDIKKIVDARLLASEARVGGEVKSHPVEVNVVSHPIQRFAVWFGGSVLASTPEFFAACHTKEEYEEYGASICRTNPVFKGMY; encoded by the exons ATGGACCCGGCCTCTCGCCCAGCTGTTGTCATCGACAATGGAAGTGG GTATACTAAAATGGGTTTCGCGGGAAATGTCGAGCCATGTTACACTGTTCCGACCGTAGTTGCATTAAACGAATCGTTTTTGAACCCGTCCAGAACCTCCTCCAAGTCCGGCTGGATAGCGCAGCACAATGCTGGCGTGATGGCTGATCTTGATTTCTTTATTGGGGATGAGGCGCTGGAAAGATCTCGATCTAGTACAACTTACAATCTAAGCTATCCCGTTCGACAGGGCCAAGTCGAGAATTGGGATTCAATGGAGCGGTTCTGGCAGCAAAGTATATTTAACTACTTGCGTTGTGATCCTGAAGACCATTATTTTCTTCTAACTGAGAGTCCGCTTACTGCCCCGGAGAGCCGGGAGTACACGGGTGAAATCATGTTCGAAACTTTCAATGTTCCTGGCCTTTACATTGCTGTGAATTCGGTACTTGCTCTTGCAGCTGGTTACACTACCTCCAAG TGTGAGATGACAGGGGTTGTAGTAGATGTTGGAGATGGGGCAACTCATATTGTTCCTGTTGCAGAAGGTTATGTTATTGGGAGCAGCATCAAGTCAGTTCCTATTGCTGGGAAAGATGTCACTCTCTTCGTCCAGCAGCTTATGCGG GAAAGAGGAGAGAATGTGCCACCAGACGACTCCTTTGATGTAGCTCGCAGAGTGAAGGAAATGTATTGCTATACTAGTTCTGATATTGTCAAG GAGTTTAATAAGCACGATAAGGAACCATCCAAGTATATTAAGCACTGGAGAGGCATTAAACCAAAAACAGGGGCGCCCTACTCTTGTGACATTGGCTATGAACGATTTCTTGGCCCAGAG ATTTTCTTCAATCCCGAGATTTATAGCACCGACTTCACCACTCCGTTACCTGCTGTAATTGACAAGTGTATTCAGTCTGCTCCAATTGACACTAGGAGGTCTTTGTATAAG AATATAGTGTTGTCTGGAGGTTCAACCATGTTCAAGGACTTCCATAGGAGGTTACAACGGGATATAAAGAAGATTGTGGATGCCCGGCTTCTTGCATCTGAAGCTCGAGTTGGTGGAGAAGTAAAA TCACATCCAGTGGAAGTGAATGTAGTTAGCCATCCCATCCAGAGATTTGCAGTTTGGTTTGGTGGCTCAGTACTTGCGTCCACACCTGAATTCTTTGCG GCTTGCCATACAAAAGAAGAGTATGAGGAATACGGTGCAAGCATATGCAGAACAAATCCTGTTTTCAAGGGGATGTATTGA
- the LOC137730774 gene encoding uncharacterized protein produces the protein MEPLGEEQIDYEDEEYGGAHKLQYQGSGAISALADEELMVEDDEFDDLYNDVNVREGFMQMHRSEAPLPTVGVGNGGLQAQKTDVPEPRVQSGVSQDLKIPGVSVQGKYSGAGAQFPEQNQPPVAKEPELGSTGYASGASGSQKGRVMDMTHDTQVRHMAFQGSTTMPPNVGVDSSDITGKGNSEFVPSLNPASAGPPGATQIPTNQMSIKINANRPMLNENQIRPPIENGSATLFVGELHWWTTDAEIESVISQYGRVKEIKFFDERASGKSKGYCQVEFHDQAAATACKEGMDGYVFNGRACVVAFASPQTLKQMGASYLSKSQGQAQAQQPGRRPMNDGGGRGGGVNFQAGDPGGRNFGRGGWGRGGQGVRGPGGGGPMRGRGGAMGAKNMVGNPAGVGTGANGGGYGQGLGGPGFGGPVGMMNPQGMMGSGFDPTYMGRGGGYGGFPGPAFPGMLPQFPGVNTMGLAGVAPHVNPAFFGRGMATNGMGMMGSSGMEGHHAGMWNDPSMGAWGGEEHGRRTRESSYGGDDNASEYGYGDTNNEKGPRSSAASRERERGSERDWSGNSERRHRDDREQDYERSERGEHREHRYKEEKDSYRDHRQRDRDGGYEDDWDRGQSSSRPRSRSKAVPEDDHRSRSRDVDYKRRRLPSE, from the coding sequence ATGGAACCGTTGGGTGAAGAGCAAATAGATTATGAAGATGAGGAATATGGAGGGGCTCATAAGCTTCAGTATCAGGGAAGTGGAGCCATCTCTGCGCTTGCAGATGAAGAACTGATGGTCGAAGATGATGAGTTCGATGATCTCTATAATGATGTTAATGTTCGAGAGGGTTTCATGCAGATGCACCGGTCTGAGGCACCACTCCCAACTGTTGGTGTGGGCAATGGAGGACTCCAAGCACAGAAAACTGATGTTCCTGAACCAAGAGTTCAATCTGGTGTCTCTCAGGACCTGAAAATTCCTGGGGTTTCAGTTCAAGGGAAGTATTCTGGTGCTGGGGCCCAGTTTCCAGAACAGAATCAACCACCAGTGGCGAAGGAGCCAGAACTGGGATCCACAGGTTATGCGAGTGGGGCGTCTGGATCACAGAAGGGGAGGGTTATGGACATGACTCATGATACTCAAGTCAGACATATGGCGTTTCAGGGGTCAACAACTATGCCCCCAAATGTCGGTGTTGATTCTTCTGATATTACTGGAAAAGGTAATAGTGAGTTTGTTCCGTCTCTGAATCCTGCCAGTGCTGGCCCTCCAGGAGCTACACAGATACCGACCAATCAAATGAGTATCAAGATAAATGCTAATCGTCCAATGCTCAATGAAAACCAAATCCGACCACCAATTGAGAATGGTTCAGCCACGCTGTTTGTTGGAGAACTACATTGGTGGACAACTGATGCTGAGATTGAAAGTGTTATATCTCAGTATGGGAGGGTCAAGGAAATTAAGTTTTTTGACGAGAGGGCCAGTGGTAAATCCAAGGGTTATTGTCAGGTTGAGTTTCATGATCAAGCTGCTGCCACGGCATGCAAAGAAGGGATGGATGGTTATGTTTTCAATGGAAGAGCTTGTGTTGTGGCTTTTGCTTCCCCGCAAACCTTGAAACAGATGGGAGCTTCTTATTTGAGCAAATCCCAAGGTCAGGCTCAGGCTCAGCAACCAGGAAGAAGGCCCATGAATGATGGTGGTGGGAGGGGGGGAGGTGTGAATTTTCAAGCTGGAGACCCGGGAGGTAGGAATTTTGGAAGGGGCGGATGGGGACGGGGTGGACAGGGAGTAAGAGGTCCTGGAGGTGGAGGACCAATGAGGGGAAGAGGAGGGGCCATGGGTGCGAAGAACATGGTTGGGAATCCTGCTGGTGTTGGAACTGGTGCTAATGGAGGTGGCTATGGACAGGGCCTTGGAGGTCCTGGATTTGGTGGTCCTGTAGGAATGATGAATCCACAGGGTATGATGGGTTCTGGATTTGATCCAACATATATGGGTCGAGGAGGCGGTTATGGAGGGTTTCCAGGTCCTGCTTTTCCTGGAATGCTTCCTCAATTTCCTGGTGTTAATACAATGGGACTTGCCGGGGTGGCTCCTCATGTAAACCCAGCTTTCTTTGGCAGGGGAATGGCAACTAATGGGATGGGGATGATGGGTTCTTCTGGAATGGAGGGACATCATGCAGGGATGTGGAATGACCCAAGCATGGGGGCCTGGGGAGGAGAAGAACACGGTCGAAGAACTAGGGAGTCAAGTTATGGTGGTGATGATAATGCTTCTGAGTATGGATATGGTGACACAAATAATGAGAAAGGACCAAGGTCAAGTGCTGCCTCGAGGGAAAGAGAAAGGGGATCTGAGCGTGACTGGTCAGGAAACTCTGAGAGGAGGCATCGTGATGATAGGGAACAAGACTATGAAAGGTCTGAAAGGGGGGAGCACAGGGAGCATCGGtacaaggaagaaaaagatagtTATCGAGACCATCGGCAGAGGGATCGTGACGGGGGTTATGAGGATGACTGGGACAGAGGTCAGTCTTCTTCAAGACCTCGTAGCAGGTCCAAAGCTGTGCCAGAGGATGATCATCGGTCTCGATCAAGGGATGTTGATTATAAGAGGAGACGGTTGCCATCTGAGTGA
- the LOC137731429 gene encoding anther-specific protein BCP1-like, whose product MARQQVVVLALVLLATVGLSFAADAPSPAAATKAGLPTFTGVPSAGPVPDNNDVGTVGGSGDGASKAPSPGGATDSVAAGSVGGPVSASAFGSIASGNAEGPKPSAATVAQLSAGVAVAAGVAASLLF is encoded by the coding sequence ATGGCACGCCAACAAGTTGTTGTTCTTGCTCTTGTTCTGTTGGCCACCGTGGGGTTGTCTTTCGCTGCTGACGCCCCCAGCCCCGCCGCCGCCACCAAAGCCGGCCTCCCAACCTTCACTGGTGTGCCCTCGGCGGGACCAGTCCCAGACAATAACGATGTGGGAACCGTTGGTGGCTCCGGTGATGGTGCTTCCAAGGCTCCTTCTCCCGGTGGTGCTACCGACAGCGTTGCCGCAGGCTCTGTTGGTGGACCTGTCTCTGCCTCAGCTTTTGGCTCCATTGCCAGCGGTAATGCTGAGGGTCCTAAACCTAGCGCTGCCACCGTTGCACAGCTCTCGGCCGGAGTAGCTGTTGCCGCTGGCGTCGCCGCCTCCTTATTGTTCTAA
- the LOC137731493 gene encoding T-complex protein 1 subunit epsilon-like produces MALAFDEYGRPFIILREQEQKSRLRGLDAQKANISAGKAVARILRTSLGPKGMDKMLQSPDGEITVTNDGATILEQMDVDNQIAKLMVELSQSQDYEIGDGTTGVVVLAGALLEHAERLLERGIHPIRVAEGYELASRIAVDHLQHISHKFEFGLDNIEPLVGTCMTTLSSKIVNRCKRALAEIAVKAVLAVADLERKDVNLDLIKVEGKVGGKLEDTELVYGILIDKDMSHPQMPKYIENAKIAILTCPFEPPKPKTKHKVDIDTVEKFQTLRMQEQKYFDDMVQKCKDVGATLVICQWGFDDEANHLLMHRNLPAVRWVGGVELELIAIATGGRIVPRFQELTPEKLGKAGVVREKSFGTTKDRMLYIEHCANSRAVTIFIRGGNKMMIEETKRSIHDALCVARNLIRNNSIVYGGGSAEISCSVAVEAAADRYPGVEQYAIRAFADALDAVPMALAENSGLQPIETLSAVKAEQIKENIPYYGIDCNDVGTNDMRKQNVFETLIGKQQQILLATQVVKMILKIDDVISPSDY; encoded by the exons ATGGCGCTGGCATTCGACGAGTACGGGCGGCCCTTCATAATACTGAGGGAGCAGGAGCAGAAGTCTCGATTGCGCGGCCTCGATGCTCAGAAGGCCAACATTTCCGCCGGCAAGGCAGTCGCTCGCATCCTCCGGACCTCCCTCGGACCCAAGGGCATGGACAAGATGCTCCAGAGCCCCGATGGTGAAATCACTGTCA CAAATGATGGTGCAACGATTCTGGAGCAGATGGATGTCGACAATCAGATCGCGAAGCTGATGGTTGAACTATCCCAGAGTCAGGACTATGAAATTGGTGATGGGACAACTGGAGTCGTTGTGTTGGCTGGTGCACTTCTAGAGCATGCTGAGCGACTGTTGGAGCGCGGTATCCACCCCATACGTGTTGCAGAGGGATACGAATTGGCATCCAGAATAGCGGTCGACCATTTGCAGCATATATCacacaaatttgaatttggtcTGGATAATATAGAGCCTCTGGTTGGAACTTGCATGACCACTCTATCGTCCAAGAT TGTGAATCGGTGCAAGCGTGCCCTTGCTGAGATTGCTGTGAAGGCAGTTTTGGCTGTTGCCGATTTAGAGAGGAAAGATGTGAACCTCGATTTGATAAAAGTAGAGGGGAAAGTTGGGGGTAAGTTGGAAGACACTGAGCTGGTATATGGTATTCTTATTGACAAGGATATGAGCCATCCACAAATGCCAAAGTATATTGAAAATGCAAAAATTGCTATCTTGACTTGCCCCTTTGAGCCACCAAAGCCAAAGACAAAACATAAGGTTGATATTGACACAGTGGAAAAGTTTCAGACTCTACGTATGCAAGAACAGAAGTACTTTGACGACATGGTCCAAAAATGCAAG GATGTTGGTGCTACCTTGGTCATCTGTCAATGGGGGTTTGATGATGAAGCAAATCACCTATTGATGCACAGGAACTTGCCTGCTGTCAGATGGGTTGGTGGTGTAGAGTTGGAACTAATTGCAATAGCTACAG GAGGAAGAATTGTGCCCAGGTTCCAAGAATTGACACCCGAGAAATTAGGAAAG GCTGGTGTAGTTCGCGAAAAATCATTCGGCACAACAAAAGATCGAATGCTGTACATCGAACACTGTGCAAATTCAAGGGCTGTGACCATATTTATCCGTGGAG GTAACAAAATGATGATAGAGGAGACTAAGCGCAGCATCCACGATGCCCTCTGTGTTGCTAGGAATCTCATCCGCAACAATTCTATTGTGTACGGTGGTGGCTCAGCAGAGATATCTTGCTCTGTTGCCGTAGAGGCAGCAGCAGACCGATACCCAGGAGTTGAGCAA TATGCCATTAGAGCATTTGCAGATGCTTTGGATGCTGTTCCTATGGCGCTTGCAGAGAATAGTGGCCTTCAACCCATCGAAACGCTATCTGCAGTGAAAGCTGAGCAGATTAAG GAGAACATTCCCTACTATGGAATAGACTGCAACGACGTTGGCACAAATGATATGCGGAAGCAGAATGTCTTCGAGACATTGATCGGGAAGCAGCAGCAAATCTTACTGGCAACGCAAGTCGTGAAGATGATACTAAAAATCGATGATGTTATTTCCCCCTCTGATTACTAG
- the LOC137731770 gene encoding probable pectate lyase 5, with protein MAMPLFFLLLSLLLIPTTISSSPVKDPELVMQEVHESINASRRSLGYLSCGTGNPIDDCWRCDPNWEKNRQRLADCAIGFGKHAIGGRDGKIYVVTDSGDHPVNPKPGTLRYGVIQNEPLWIIFQRDMTIKLKEELMMNSFKTIDGRGSSVHIAGGPCITIQYVTNIIIHGLNIHDCTQGGNAYVRDSPEHFGWRTLSDGDGVSIFGGSHVWVDHNSLSNCRDGLIDAIHGSTSITISNNYMTHHNKVMLLGHSDSYTQDKNMQVTIAFNHFGEGLIQRMPRCRHGNFHVVNNDYTHWEMYAIGGSASPTINSQGNRFLAPNDRFNKEVTKHEDAPQTEWSKWNWRSSGDLLLNGAFFTASGAGASSTYSKASSLSARPSSLVSSLTTGAGSLRCKKGSRC; from the exons ATGGCAATGCCACTCTTTTTTTTGCTCCTCTCCCTTCTCCTAATCCCAACCACCATTTCCTCCTCCCCTGTCAAAGATCCTGAACTGGTGATGCAAGAAGTACACGA GAGCATCAATGCCTCAAGGAGAAGTTTGGGTTATCTTTCATGTGGCACCGGAAACCCCATTGATGACTGCTGGAGGTGTGACCCCAACTGGGAGAAAAACcgccaacggctagctgactgCGCAATTGGATTCGGAAAGCACGCCATTGGCGGCAGGGACGGTAAAATCTACGTGGTGACGGACTCAGGCGACCATCCGGTAAACCCTAAACCCGGAACCCTCCGATACGGCGTGATCCAAAATGAACCACTCTGGATCATCTTCCAGCGTGACATGACGATCAAGCTGAAAGAAGAGCTGATGATGAACTCCTTCAAGACAATCGACGGCAGAGGAAGTAGCGTCCACATAGCAGGTGGGCCCTGCATTACGATACAATACGTGACGAACATTATTATCCACGGATTAAACATTCACGACTGTACGCAAGGCGGGAACGCCTACGTTAGGGACTCGCCGGAGCACTTTGGGTGGCGGACGCTTTCCGACGGCGACGGGGTCTCCATTTTTGGTGGTAGTCATGTTTGGGTGGATCATAACTCACTTTCCAACTGCCGTGACGGGCTCATTGATGCTATCCATGGATCAACCTCCATCACCATTTCAAACAATTACATGACTCACCATAACAAGGTCATGCTCTTGGGGCACAGTGATTCCTACACTCAGGACAAGAATATGCAGGTCACCATTGCATTCAACCACTTTGGAGAAGGGCTTATTCAGAGGATGCCAAG ATGTAGACATGGGAATTTTCATGTGGTGAACAATGACTACACCCATTGGGAAATGTATGCAATTGGTGGGAGTGCTTCTCCAACCATCAACAGCCAAGGCAACAGATTTCTGGCACCAAATGATAGATTCAACAAAGAG GTTACCAAGCATGAGGACGCACCACAGACAGAGTGGAGCAAATGGAACTGGAGGTCCTCAGGAGATTTGCTGCTAAACGGTGCGTTCTTCACAGCATCCGGTGCCGGAGCATCCTCTACTTACTCCAAGGCATCGAGTCTGAGTGCGAGACCGTCGTCGCTCGTGAGTTCGCTCACTACAGGAGCTGGTTCGCTCAGGTGCAAGAAGGGCTCGCGTTGCTGA